The following proteins are encoded in a genomic region of Cherax quadricarinatus isolate ZL_2023a chromosome 5, ASM3850222v1, whole genome shotgun sequence:
- the LOC128684639 gene encoding uncharacterized protein isoform X2, with translation MNKAVERSQAGAAATAEATAAAGRNQDDGGNEDGAYRTDNSDYRAEVLGWNETLMAKDITSASICGLQLAFPDFTNYTTTDNFSVSLNFDKLYTIAPFVLVAAVTVAIVLGVLGIIALAVKTK, from the coding sequence ATGAACAAAGCAGTTGAGAGAAGCCaagctggtgcagcagcaacagctgaagcaacagcagcagctggaaGGAATCAGGACGATGGTGGGAATGAAGATGGAGCTTATCGAACAGACAACAGTGACTACAGAGCGGAGGTCCTGGGATGGAACGAGACACTGATGGCTAAAGATATCACCAGCgcctccatctgcggtcttcagCTTGCATTTCCTGACTTCACGAACTACACCACCACAGACAACTTCTCCGTCTCCCTCAACTTCGACAAGCTGTACACCATCGCTCCGTTTGTCCTGGTGGCGGCAGTGACCGTCGCCATCGTTCTCGGTGTTCTAGGCATCATTGCTCTTGCTGTCAAGACCAAGTga
- the LOC128684639 gene encoding uncharacterized protein isoform X1: MGTLGFTAVLLLAVAMNKAVERSQAGAAATAEATAAAGRNQDDGGNEDGAYRTDNSDYRAEVLGWNETLMAKDITSASICGLQLAFPDFTNYTTTDNFSVSLNFDKLYTIAPFVLVAAVTVAIVLGVLGIIALAVKTK; the protein is encoded by the exons ATGGGCACCTTGG GATTTACAGCTGTATTGCTTCTAGCTGTCGCGATGAACAAAGCAGTTGAGAGAAGCCaagctggtgcagcagcaacagctgaagcaacagcagcagctggaaGGAATCAGGACGATGGTGGGAATGAAGATGGAGCTTATCGAACAGACAACAGTGACTACAGAGCGGAGGTCCTGGGATGGAACGAGACACTGATGGCTAAAGATATCACCAGCgcctccatctgcggtcttcagCTTGCATTTCCTGACTTCACGAACTACACCACCACAGACAACTTCTCCGTCTCCCTCAACTTCGACAAGCTGTACACCATCGCTCCGTTTGTCCTGGTGGCGGCAGTGACCGTCGCCATCGTTCTCGGTGTTCTAGGCATCATTGCTCTTGCTGTCAAGACCAAGTga